The Longimicrobiaceae bacterium DNA segment TCGCCATCTTCCGCTCGGTGTTCTCCTGCGGCGTCGTGGGACTCTCCTCGCTGATCAGCTTCCGGAGCCCACTCGGCCGAAGCCCCACCTCCCGGGCGACGACGCGGAGCCCTCGGCTCGCCACCTCCGTGCGGAGCGCCTCGCGGATCCGCTCCCGGAACTCAGGATCAAGCATTCGCGGCGGGTGGTGAGGACGCGGCGAGCGGGAGGCGGGTGAGCAGGTCCAGCCGGTCGAACTGCTTCCGAAGCTTCGGCGGGAGGTTCATGACCGCCAGATCAACTCGCTCCGCAAGGAGCTGGGCCCGCAGGCGAACCAGCGCCCGCAGCGCGGCCGTATCCGCCTGATCGGTGTGGGCGAAGTTCAGCACCAGGCGCTCCACGCCAGGGCGGGCCAGGCGGCGGAGCATGGCTACGAATGTGGTGACGTTGTCCTGCGCGAGGACGTGAGGGGACGTCGACGGGCTGCTGCATCGGAGCTCTAGGTGGGGGGGCGGCGCAAGATAGCGGCGCAGTGCGCTGCGCGCACGCCTTCTGTTCCGGAACGCCGCCACGTCCATCGGCCGCGCGTACCCCTCCCGGATCCCCTCCAGCTCCTCGAGCATCCCCAGCGCAACGCCTGCCACTAGCGGATCGAACCGATTCCCGCGGCAGCGCTCCAGCTCCGCCACCACCACGGACCACCGGAGCCCCGGCCGGTACGGGCGGGGGTAGCTCATCGCGTCGATCGTGTCCGCCACGGCCAGCACGCGCGCCCACAGCGGGATCGCTTCGCCGGCCCGCCCGTCCGGGTACCCGCCGAGCCCGTCCCAGCGCTTGTGATGCGAGCAGGCGGTCGAGACCATCGCCCCGCCGTAGCCTGCATCTTTGAGGAGCCAGGCGCCCGCCGCGGCGTGGTGGACCACCATCAGCCGCTCGATCTCTGAGCCGCTGCGACGTGAGTGCAGAATGGTGCTGCGGACCGCGACTACACCGACGGCCCGGAGCCGCGCCGCAATGCGCGAGATCCCCTCCGCGATCTGCGCTCGGTCGGCTTCGGCACACACTTCCCGGATCGTTTCACGTTCTGCGGGAGTCAGCATACAACGCACCCGCCGCTTCGGAAGTACCTGAGTTGTGGGCGGCGTGAGTGCAGGATACGCATCGTGCCAGCACGATGCCGGCCCGGCCGCTGCGCGCCGCGCCGTCCTGCCCCATTCGCGCTGCGCGCTCAAGGGGAACTACAACCAGGCCCACGACGCGGAGGTGCGTATGTCCGACGAACTGGAGAGGCGGAAGCGGCGGCGGCTCGCCGGAAAGTACCCGGTGCCGTTCTTCATCCGCGCGACCGGCGAGGAGGCGGCAAGGATTAAGCAGAACGCCCGGAGGGCGGGGCGTCCCTACACCCGCTTCCTCGCCGAGTTGGGGGCTGCCGACGGGGCCCCCGAGCGCCTTCCGCACCGCGCCTCCCCGCTGGAGGTGGAGGTGCTGGAAGGGCTGATGTTCCAGCTCCGCAAGGTCGGGGTGAACCTCAACCAGCTCGCCCACCGGGAGAACTCCGCCGACGTGGGCGGCTCCGCTCTCCCGCCGACCGACGCCGAGTTGCAGGAGGCGGCGCGGGCGGTGGAGGAGACGGTGGACTTGATCCGTGAGCGCCTGCGGTGAGCACTGCGGCGCGGGGCGGAACCTTCATTCGCTTCTGGGCGGGGACGGTCGGTGCGTCGGCCCGGCACGTCGGGTACATCACCCGCGACCGGGCGGTGCTGGAGGAGGAGCACGGGATCATGCTCTACAACCTCCCGGAGCGGATCGCCGCCGGGCGCGATTACGCCGAGTTGCGGGACAACCTCGTGGCGCACGCGTCCGTGCGCGAGAAGCTGGAGATCGACCGCCACCAGTCCCGCGGGGAGCCCCGCACCCACTATCGCGTCCTGGTGAGCTTCGAGCGGAACGTGACGAGCGAGAAGGCGCTGGGGATGGTGCGGGAGTGGCTGGACCGGGAGTTCCCGAAGGCGAGAGGCTTCGCCGCGGTGCACCGGGACACGGAGCAGACCCACGTGCACGTCTGGCTGGACGCGCGCCAAGTGGACGGGCGCAAGGTCCACCTCGACCGGCAGCGGCACCGCAGCCTTGATTCCACCTGGAATCACATCTACAGCCGCGAGATGGGCCGCGACCCGCGCGAGCACGAACTGAAGAAGGAGCAGACGCGCGAGGCGAAGCGCCGGGGATGGGAGCAGCGCCAGAAGCCCGAGTACCCGCCGCGGACCCGCAAGGCGGCTGCTGAGCTGGCGCCCCGGTGGGAGCGGCGGGAGATCGGCGTGCAGGCGTCCCGCCCCGGGGGTGAGCGCGCTGGTGGATCGTTCCTCGAACACGTGCGCACCGTCGCCGGCCGAGACCTGCGCGAGGCGCGCACCTGGGACGACCTCGCGCGCCGCCTGGAGCGCCACGGATTTCGCGTGGAGGCGAAGGGGGCCGGGATGGTGCTGACGGACGGCAGGGAGCACGTGAAGGCGTCCAGCGTGGACCGGGACGCCTCGCGTGCCAAGCTGGAGCGGCGGTTCGGGGTGACGCTGGCCGAGCACCAAGCGCACCGGAGCGTCGTGGACTCCCTATCCCCCCGCGTCCGCGAAGTCGTCCAGGACCTCCACGCACTCGACCAGGCGAACTGGCTGAGGGCGGACCACGGCCGGGCGGCGCGCGACCTGGCGGAACTCCGCGCGCGGCGCGATCAACTCCAGTGGCAGGCGGAGCGGGTGGTTGCGGCATCCCGCGCCCTGGA contains these protein-coding regions:
- a CDS encoding relaxase/mobilization nuclease domain-containing protein translates to MSTAARGGTFIRFWAGTVGASARHVGYITRDRAVLEEEHGIMLYNLPERIAAGRDYAELRDNLVAHASVREKLEIDRHQSRGEPRTHYRVLVSFERNVTSEKALGMVREWLDREFPKARGFAAVHRDTEQTHVHVWLDARQVDGRKVHLDRQRHRSLDSTWNHIYSREMGRDPREHELKKEQTREAKRRGWEQRQKPEYPPRTRKAAAELAPRWERREIGVQASRPGGERAGGSFLEHVRTVAGRDLREARTWDDLARRLERHGFRVEAKGAGMVLTDGREHVKASSVDRDASRAKLERRFGVTLAEHQAHRSVVDSLSPRVREVVQDLHALDQANWLRADHGRAARDLAELRARRDQLQWQAERVVAASRALDRALAEVYRAPAEARRAYDELARARGADHAVRELRERPERFGALKTVEQRRHWGLVRSEDAAPARERARGAAELGRALAEARAAAPHRPALAHLDAAVRRAGARVNAVGAQVKRNSDGTRERVRIGLAMNKLLPREINDLHRWITAPHRQVTIELQRTVARMAPHHVRELAQWLAAPHRQLPARAIQALKGLMQDRELDRGR
- the mobC gene encoding plasmid mobilization relaxosome protein MobC; the encoded protein is MSDELERRKRRRLAGKYPVPFFIRATGEEAARIKQNARRAGRPYTRFLAELGAADGAPERLPHRASPLEVEVLEGLMFQLRKVGVNLNQLAHRENSADVGGSALPPTDAELQEAARAVEETVDLIRERLR
- a CDS encoding HD domain-containing phosphohydrolase, encoding MLTPAERETIREVCAEADRAQIAEGISRIAARLRAVGVVAVRSTILHSRRSGSEIERLMVVHHAAAGAWLLKDAGYGGAMVSTACSHHKRWDGLGGYPDGRAGEAIPLWARVLAVADTIDAMSYPRPYRPGLRWSVVVAELERCRGNRFDPLVAGVALGMLEELEGIREGYARPMDVAAFRNRRRARSALRRYLAPPPHLELRCSSPSTSPHVLAQDNVTTFVAMLRRLARPGVERLVLNFAHTDQADTAALRALVRLRAQLLAERVDLAVMNLPPKLRKQFDRLDLLTRLPLAASSPPAANA